One stretch of Pseudomonas fragi DNA includes these proteins:
- the cobF gene encoding precorrin-6A synthase (deacetylating), with protein sequence MKTLLLIGIGAGDPEHITVQAINALNRADVLFVLDKGQTTNDLVRLRLDICQRYIREPGYRVVQVSDPQRDSSTPSYTEGVEHWHEQRAEVFARLIDEELADGEFGAFLLWGDPGLYDSTLRILDRVRAGGCDDFDYQVIPGISSVQALAARHRIALNGIGQPIRITTGRRLHAGDLDNVVVMLDAHCAFAAYVAENVDIYWGAYLGTADEILIAGKLADVCEQIKQAREAARLRKGWIMDTYLLRRTSH encoded by the coding sequence ATGAAAACACTCTTGCTGATTGGCATTGGCGCCGGCGACCCGGAACATATCACCGTGCAGGCCATCAACGCGCTCAACCGTGCCGATGTGCTGTTTGTGCTGGACAAGGGCCAGACCACCAACGACCTGGTACGCCTGCGCCTGGACATCTGCCAGCGCTATATCCGCGAACCGGGTTACCGGGTGGTGCAGGTCAGTGATCCGCAGCGTGACAGCTCGACGCCGTCCTACACCGAGGGTGTCGAGCATTGGCACGAGCAGCGGGCCGAGGTGTTCGCCCGTTTGATCGACGAGGAACTGGCTGACGGCGAATTCGGCGCATTTTTGCTGTGGGGCGACCCCGGGTTATACGACAGCACCCTGCGCATCCTTGACCGGGTGCGGGCCGGGGGCTGCGACGATTTCGACTATCAGGTGATCCCCGGTATCAGCAGTGTGCAGGCGCTGGCTGCGCGTCATCGGATTGCGCTCAACGGCATCGGCCAGCCGATCCGCATCACCACCGGGCGCCGGCTGCACGCCGGGGATCTGGACAATGTGGTGGTGATGCTCGATGCCCATTGCGCCTTCGCCGCGTATGTCGCCGAAAACGTGGATATCTACTGGGGCGCTTACCTCGGCACGGCGGACGAAATCCTGATTGCCGGCAAGCTGGCCGACGTGTGCGAGCAGATCAAGCAGGCCCGCGAAGCGGCGCGCCTGCGCAAGGGCTGGATCATGGATACCTATCTGTTGAGGCGCACCAGTCATTGA
- a CDS encoding glycosyltransferase has product MPSTRPTRVLIIGYVWPEPRSSAAGGHMMQIIESFLQRGWHITFSSPAGIGEHKADLASLGIDEVGIELNNSSFDTFISQLTPDIVLFDRFMMEEQFGWRVEKHCPAALRVLETSDLQSLRDARQQQLKARLKSSADLDDFSSLFAPARRDTFEQMADTDLAQREIAAIYRCDLSLMISEYEIDLLVEHFNVPRALLHWCPLMVDSVPATFVPFEQRQHFLSIGNFRHAPNWDAVLWMKTTVWPLIRQQLPGAQLHVYGAYTPPKATALHNPAQGFHVLNWAEDALEVMSHARICMAPLRFGAGIKGKIADAMLCGTPNVTTPVGAEGMHGELPWAGAIEQSASAIAAAAVHLYQNAEAWHQAQQHGQTLLAQRYLQASHGPALVECIERCRTGLEQHRRNNFTGAMLRHHQHKSTQYMAQWIEAKNRPHTL; this is encoded by the coding sequence ATGCCGTCCACCCGCCCCACCCGCGTCCTGATTATCGGCTACGTGTGGCCCGAGCCACGCTCTTCGGCGGCCGGCGGGCACATGATGCAGATCATCGAGAGTTTTTTGCAGCGCGGCTGGCATATCACGTTCAGCAGCCCGGCCGGAATTGGCGAACACAAGGCTGACCTGGCCAGCCTGGGCATCGACGAAGTCGGAATCGAGCTCAATAACAGCAGTTTCGATACCTTTATCAGCCAGCTGACCCCCGATATCGTGCTGTTCGACCGTTTCATGATGGAAGAGCAGTTCGGCTGGCGCGTCGAGAAGCACTGCCCCGCCGCCCTGCGCGTACTGGAAACCTCCGACCTGCAAAGCCTGCGCGACGCCCGCCAGCAACAGCTCAAGGCGCGCCTCAAAAGCAGTGCCGACCTGGATGACTTCAGCAGCCTGTTCGCTCCGGCCCGGCGCGACACGTTCGAGCAGATGGCCGACACCGATCTGGCCCAGCGGGAAATCGCCGCGATCTACCGCTGCGACCTGAGCCTAATGATCTCCGAGTACGAAATCGACCTGCTGGTTGAGCACTTCAACGTGCCCAGGGCCCTGCTGCACTGGTGCCCGCTGATGGTCGACAGCGTGCCCGCCACGTTCGTGCCTTTTGAGCAGCGTCAGCACTTTCTGAGCATCGGCAACTTTCGCCACGCGCCCAACTGGGATGCCGTGCTCTGGATGAAAACCACTGTCTGGCCGCTGATTCGCCAGCAACTGCCCGGCGCGCAACTGCATGTCTACGGCGCCTACACCCCGCCCAAGGCCACGGCGCTGCACAACCCGGCGCAGGGTTTTCATGTGCTCAACTGGGCCGAAGATGCCCTTGAGGTGATGAGCCATGCACGTATCTGCATGGCGCCGTTGCGGTTTGGTGCCGGGATCAAGGGCAAGATCGCCGATGCCATGCTCTGCGGCACACCCAACGTCACCACGCCGGTAGGTGCCGAAGGCATGCATGGCGAACTGCCGTGGGCCGGTGCCATCGAACAGAGCGCCTCTGCGATTGCCGCGGCGGCTGTACACCTGTACCAGAACGCCGAAGCCTGGCATCAAGCCCAACAACACGGGCAGACCCTGCTGGCGCAACGCTATCTGCAAGCCAGCCACGGCCCGGCCCTGGTTGAATGCATCGAACGTTGCCGCACCGGGCTGGAACAGCACCGGCGCAACAACTTCACCGGGGCGATGCTGCGCCACCACCAGCACAAGAGCACCCAGTACATGGCGCAATGGATCGAGGCCAAGAACCGCCCGCACACTCTTTGA
- a CDS encoding OprD family porin, producing the protein MVVPFSLLAQSRVTRLGALAVCAGFAAPSQAGGFFEDSSAKLEARTVYFNRDFRDGSSSNPQGASKRDETAQGFILNLQSGYTEGTVGFGLDALGMLGLKLDSSPADSNSGLLPSTGNDPRRSKDQYAKFGLTAKMRVSDTVLKYGALLPDLPLLKYNDGRLLPNMFNGAMLVSQEIKDLKFMASRLDRYTARDSTDSQDLRLNCKNKRYGCNITADHFTMYGLDYKVNERLTAQYHYGELQDIYRQQFVGLLATQPVGPGVLSADVRLLKSDDSGSARAGNIDNRALGAMLGYSLAGHKLSAGWQRMNGDTSMPYLDGSNPYLVNYLQVNDFANAQERSWQLRYDYDFKAIGIDGLSFLTRYVNGDHIKVVGSTQEGKEWERDSELKYVVQSGTFKDVSLRLRNATYRTNYAQFARDVDETRLIVSYNLSIW; encoded by the coding sequence ATGGTTGTTCCTTTTTCATTGTTGGCGCAGAGCCGGGTAACACGCTTGGGCGCGCTGGCAGTGTGTGCCGGTTTTGCCGCACCGTCACAGGCCGGCGGTTTTTTTGAAGACAGCAGCGCCAAACTGGAAGCGCGTACGGTGTACTTCAACCGCGATTTTCGCGATGGCTCAAGCTCAAACCCCCAGGGCGCGTCCAAGCGCGATGAAACCGCGCAGGGTTTTATCCTCAATCTGCAATCGGGCTACACCGAAGGCACCGTGGGTTTTGGCCTCGATGCCCTGGGTATGTTGGGCCTGAAGCTGGATTCCAGCCCTGCCGACAGCAACAGCGGCCTGTTGCCTTCGACCGGTAACGATCCCCGTCGTTCCAAGGACCAATACGCCAAGTTCGGCCTGACGGCCAAGATGCGCGTGTCCGACACCGTGCTCAAGTACGGCGCGTTGCTGCCCGACCTGCCTTTGCTCAAGTACAACGATGGCCGTTTGCTGCCGAACATGTTCAACGGCGCGATGCTGGTGTCCCAGGAAATCAAGGACCTCAAGTTCATGGCCTCGCGCCTTGATCGCTATACCGCCCGGGATTCCACGGACTCCCAGGACCTGCGCCTTAACTGCAAGAACAAGCGCTATGGATGCAACATCACTGCCGATCACTTCACCATGTACGGCCTGGACTACAAGGTCAACGAGCGCCTGACCGCGCAGTATCATTATGGCGAGTTGCAGGACATCTACCGTCAGCAGTTTGTCGGTTTGCTGGCCACGCAGCCGGTGGGCCCGGGCGTGCTGTCAGCGGACGTGCGCTTGCTCAAAAGTGACGATTCGGGTTCGGCCAGGGCCGGGAATATCGACAACCGTGCCCTGGGGGCCATGCTCGGTTACTCCCTGGCCGGGCACAAGCTCAGTGCCGGCTGGCAGCGCATGAACGGCGACACCTCGATGCCGTACCTGGATGGCAGCAACCCGTACCTGGTCAACTACCTGCAGGTGAATGACTTCGCCAATGCCCAGGAACGTTCATGGCAGCTGCGTTACGACTATGACTTCAAGGCCATTGGCATTGACGGTTTGTCGTTCCTGACCCGCTATGTCAATGGCGACCATATCAAGGTGGTGGGCAGCACGCAGGAAGGCAAGGAGTGGGAACGTGACAGCGAGCTGAAGTACGTCGTGCAGAGTGGCACGTTCAAGGACGTCAGCCTGCGCTTGCGCAATGCCACCTACCGGACCAACTACGCCCAATTCGCCCGTGACGTGGACGAAACGCGCCTGATCGTGAGCTACAATCTGTCGATTTGGTAA